One segment of Podospora pseudopauciseta strain CBS 411.78 chromosome 5 map unlocalized CBS411.78m_5.2, whole genome shotgun sequence DNA contains the following:
- a CDS encoding uncharacterized protein (EggNog:ENOG503PEDA), whose translation MATLSFILSLIACLLTLLPLTVGVEIYDIFDVERNAANNGGCGARMATLDVWLSDSLESLDVALTAIDNYRQNVGVRRALSTFFGIRNTGGRATPKAVNDIKDNLAHVYEFLNHHQENGNFFYDSTYNHLHCDSTFLVPRAPNSPAFDFNGQVIVDQNGNQVTIENIPSYRAALVKDARASPWWAGDFTNLNGYYFDEQGGNFCQGNHLGATAHIKPLLTDGATGTDPNRQHASVIICPHAFVGSTQPDNYRDANNLIAQGTNFALVVPKSATLLHEVFHVVGGDYYLSGPAEKYPLLDALDLASRRSGLARRNPENYVFFVAHMYHMLGQPDGNEPWSIGGNWDFSVTGSGSNRVYGATAPPP comes from the exons ATGGCAACactatcttttattttatctTTGATTGCGTGTCTACTCACTCTCCTGCCACTGACAGTCGGAGTAGAGATCTACGACATCTTCGACGTAGAGCGGAATGCCGCCAACAATGGCGGCTGCGGGGCTCGAATGGCAACGCTAGATGTCTGGCTTTCAGACAGTCTCGAAAGCCTTGACGTAGCGTTGACCGCCATCGATAACTACCGTCAAAATGTCGGGGTCCGCAGAGCTTTGTCGACGTTCTTCGGTATCAGGAACACTGGAGGGCGAGCTACGCCAAAAGCTGTCAATGATATTAAAG ATAACCTCGCCCACGTTTATGAATTTttgaaccaccaccaggagAATGGCAACTTCTTCTACGACTCCACATACAACCACCTCCACTGCGACAGCACCTTCCTGGTGCCTCGCGCTCCAAACAGCCCAGCATTTGATTTCAATGGACAGGTCATAGTAGATCAGAATGGCAACCAAGTCACCATTGAAAACATACCAAGCTATCGCGCTGCTCTCGTCAAGGACGCACGTGCTTCGCCGTGGTGGGCTGGTGACTTTACCAATCTGAACGGCTATTACTTCGATGAACAGGGTGGTAACTTCTGCCAAGGGAACCATTTAGGCGCCACTGCTCACATTAAACCGCTGCTGACTGACGGCGCCACCGGAACTGATCCTAACAGACAGCATGCAAGCGTCATCATCTGTCCACACGCCTTTGTTGGAAGCACACAACCAGACAACTACAGGGATGCAAACAATCTTATCGCACAGGGCACAAACTTCGCCCTTGTTGTTCCCAAAAGCGCGACGCTCCTTCACGAGGTCTTTCACGTTGTGGGAGGCGATTACTATTTGTCGGGCCCAGCCGAAAAGT ATCCTCTCCTTGACGCTTTAGACCTTGCATCAAGAAGATCTGGACTAGCCCGGCGAAACCCGGAAAACTATGTCTTCTTCGTCGCCCACATGTACCACATGTTGGGTCAACCAGATGGGAATGAACCGTGGTCTATTGGGGGAAACTGGGACTTTAGTGTTActggcagcggcagcaaccGTGTTTATGGGGCTACAGCGCCACCCCCGTAA
- a CDS encoding uncharacterized protein (EggNog:ENOG503PC2G): protein MARTKEITRRRSDSLVTWTRFHLPVEREWPTWAVDHENVHFGPLDDVTGVRKGWLGRMVEDPEQAAYIIEWEDLEHLKQFRSSPACAAFLQNLPENDHSLQLSRDGSSSEQSSSSVEDASSSSSPASRFLTLRESTQRPKSDVEGRVTFNAFLVPHKQGHETTRSAYHALRDELCSFQPRGFEFIAGTGLHWECYMNTWFFALEEDQWVQNKFGKSEQTDENTDGRTVICEFHLWPQEYGATPEHEEASASDPEAKASWNEAVAKVMPPVTAWVQERWDVLPLPYYEPPYEPTEEELEHHRKLEEFIKYHRENPKPEVRWCGTRF from the exons ATGGCCCGTACAAAGGAAATAACGAGGAGGCGCAGCGACAGTTTGGTGACCTGGACACGGTTCCATCTACCAGTTGAGCGAGAGTGGCCGACATGGGCGGTGGATCACGAGAATGTGCACTTCGGTCCACTGGATGACGTGACCGGTGTGAGAAAGGGATGGTTGGGAAGAATGGTGGAAGATCCTGAGCAGGCTGCCTATATCATCG AGTGGGAAGACCTGGAGCACTTGAAACAGTTTCGGTCTTCTCCTGCATGCGCCGCGTTTCTGCAAAATCTACCCGAAAACGACCACAGTTTGCAACTTTCCAGAGACGGCTCCTCTTCAGAACAGAGCTCCTCATCTGTTGAAGAcgcatcgtcatcctcatctccaGCGTCGCGATTCCTCACATTGCGAGAATCCACCCAACGACCCAAGTCGGACGTGGAAGGCCGTGTAACCTTCAACGCATTCCTGGTACCACATAAACAAGGTCACGAGACCACACGGAGCGCGTACCATGCCCTGAGGGACGAACTCTGCAGTTTTCAACCACGCGGCTTTGAATTCATTGCAGGCACAGGTCTTCATTGGGAATGTTACATGAATACGTGGTTCTTCGCGCTTGAGGAAGATCAATGGGTGCAAAACAAGTTTGGGAAGTCGGAGCAAACGGATGAGAACACAGACGGTCGAACGGTCATCTGCGAGTTTCACCTTTGGCCACAGGAATATGGTGCCACGCCGGAGCACGAAGAGGCATCGGCATCGGACCCGGAGGCGAAGGCGTCATGGAATGAAGCCGTGGCCAAGGTCATGCCTCCCGTTACCGCTTGGGTGCAAGAACGTTGGGATGTTTTGCCTTTGCCGTATTACGAGCCGCCCTATGAGCCtactgaggaggagcttgagcatCACCggaagctggaggagttCATAAAGTATCACAGAGAAAACCCCAAGCcggaggtgaggtggtgtgGAACGCGTTTCTGA
- the PHO89 gene encoding Na+/Pi symporter (EggNog:ENOG503NUM9; COG:P) gives MAVLHQFDYLFAIGTIFAGLDAWNIGANDVANSWATSVASQSVTYLQAMVLASIMEFAGSVGVGARVADTIRTKIVDTALFKDDPALLMLGMVCAVTASSIYLTMATKIGLPVSTTHSIMGGVIGMGVAAVGADGVQWVGKGPGTGAINSGVVQVFLAWIIAPGLSAIFASIIFLITKYGVMLRKNPVWKAFIYVPVYFGLAAALLTMLLLWKGGNYEVKLTDSQLPGVIVAVGVGFALLMCVTLMPWLYRVVMLDDWQLRWYHIPLGLLLLRRGPVPENPDDEYEDEPVQEISPKDELAATKAAQRGDVEISAAGALPEKTVGAADSTDGASGNDAAAPVRRKKPSDFRKPHKKLLKGRPEGKWYSLPVVWYGIKWAFLHGIDQDVVNLAGQKSALAGDVEEIHAHAARYDNKAEYMYSFLQVMTAATASFTHGANDIANAIGPYATVFEIWNSGVLPETGKAAVPTWILCFGAAMLVLGIWTYGYNIMRNLGNRLTLQSPSRGFSMELGSAITVILATRLKLPVSTTQCITGATVGVGLCSGTWRTVNWRMVGWIYFGWFITLPVAGIISGCLMGIIINAPRWGYSG, from the exons ATGGCGGTCCTCCACCAATTCGACTACCTCTTCGCCATTGGCACCATCTTCGCAGGCCTCGACGCCTGGAACATTG GTGCCAACGATGTGGCCAACTCATGGGCCACCTCTGTGGCTTCCCAGTCCGTGACCTACCTCCAGGCCATGGTTCTCGCCTCTATCATGGAGTTTGCCGGCtccgttggtgttggtgcccGCGTTGCCGACACCATCCGCACCAAGATTGTCGACACGGCTCTCTTCAAAGATGATCCCGCTCTTCTCATGCTTGGCATGGTCTGCGCTGTTACCGCTTCTTCCATCTACCTCACCATGGCTACCAAGATTGGTCTTCccgtctccaccacccattCCATCATGGGTGGTGTCATTGGCATGGGTGTTGCCGCCGTTGGCGCCGATG GTGTCCAGTGGGTTGGCAAGGGTCCCGGTACTGGTGCCATCAACTCTGGTGTCGTCCAGGTTTTCCTCGCCTGGATCATCGCTCCTGGTCTCTCCGCTATCTTCgcctccatcatcttcttgatCACCAAGTATGGCGTCATGCTTCGCAAGAACCCCGTCTGGAAGGCCTTCATCTACGTGCCAGTCTACTTCGGTCTCGCCGCGGCGCTCCTTACCATGTTGCTTCTCTGGAAGGGTGGCAACTACGAGGTCAAGCTCACTGATTCCCAGCTCCCCGGTGTCATTGTTGCCGTCGGTGTCGGTTTCGCCCTTCTCATGTGCGTCACTTTGATGCCCTGGCTCTACCGCGTTGTCATGCTCGACGACTGGCAGCTCCGCTGGTACCACATTCCTCTcggtctcctcctcctccgccgcggCCCCGTCCCTGAGAACCCCGACGACGAGTATGAGGATGAGCCTGTCCAGGAGATCAGCCCCAAGGATGAGCTCGCCGCCACCAAGGCCGCCCAGCgtggtgatgtcgagatCTCTGCCGCCGGTGCGCTCCCCGAGAAGACTGTTGGCGCCGCCGACTCTACCGATGGTGCTTCTGGCAACGACGCCGCTGCCCCTGTCCGCCGCAAGAAGCCCTCCGACTTCCGCAAGCCCCACAAGAAGCTCCTCAAGGGCAGACCCGAAGGCAAGTGGTACTCTTTGCCCGTTGTTTGGTACGGCATCAAGTGGGCTTTCCTCCACGGTATCGATCAGGATGTTGTCAACCTTGCTGGACAGAAGAGCGCCCTCGCtggtgatgtcgaggagaTTCACGCCCACGCTGCTCGCTACGACAACAAGGCCGAATACATGTACAGCTTCCTCCAGGTCATGACTGCCGCCACTGCCTCTTTCACCCACGGTGCCAACGACATCGCTAACGCCATCGGTCCCTATGCCACCGTCTTCGAGATCTGGAACTCCGGCGTACTCCCCGAAACTGGCAAGGCTGCCGTTCCCACCTGGATTCTCTGCTTCGGCGCTGCCATgctcgtcctcggcatctGGACTTATGGCTATAACATCATGAGGAACTTGGGTAACCGCCTCACCCTCCAGTCGCCATCCCGTGGTTTCTCCATGGAGCTTGGCTCTGCCATCACTGTCATTCTTGCCACCCGCTTGAAGCTCCccgtctccaccacccagtGCATCACTGGTGCCACTGTCGGTGTCGGTCTCTGCTCTGGCACCTGGCGCACTGTCAACTGGCGCATGGTCGGCTGGATCTACTTCGGCTGGTTCATCACTCTCCCCGTCGCTGGTATCATCTCTGGCTGCCTCatgggcatcatcatcaacgctCCTCGCTGGGGCTACTCTGGTTAA
- a CDS encoding uncharacterized protein (COG:Z; EggNog:ENOG5039V82), with the protein MLQREQTALEKKFVEGKNAWGYASVPHTDIVRYGEVLANLATATATNAPVAPALSSVSAASLNRERARLADFEKILRQREKRLLQAEVEAKASLDSLARAIEEKKHRLAGLEPREAELLQREAVAVERETALNEREDALTAGEDALDKEKEDLEVREKAAAAILEQQKIVETQKVTLRLWREDLDDENKALEARKRELEEEEKNLEEKKRALEEKERRPPEETELGKKEEGLRMREEALKEKEKALKEKEEELKKKNRNFVAVNTSLVKKDMENAAKEKEIERRLAEMAKREAALDPRSAYHSLPSGCQTAPQFVADMDQRVVIGYDLGWQAALPIGVEQGRRAAAAQTTTMHIQHQETVLARIRNMLACFGAERMDLDVRKEFKTLQLVIKSNIDVERIHADSIEMTADERLDASIPKPGNKVWEFIRVMKIECGCPVYYYFPAHPKSGPQPTAGIVRPAPQGETPQSLAVAPVTIVGNTYNLPPGARVVFPTPAGPDPALLAGPIPSLEVTAPGGVSRTITGTPGPNERRRVRSVTPSPRADTKRARSGSPPPAPAPAPKRTRGRLPKNKNVITVTTVTDPPPARPGRPTTGGLRPLAAAPAPAVTTATTVVGTTTAQEGFTSSAFTPAPAAAAPAPPTVGVEHDADDTEFDEEQGQVVVQKNEEKKAGKTVHEQLGREDARETNNDEQAPGNVDDENKNEDEDGMDIHLAAPVGWMERKN; encoded by the exons ATGCTCCAAAGGGAGCAGACAGCCCTGGAGAAGAAGtttgtggaggggaagaacGCCTGGGGGTACGCTAGTGTCCCCCATACCGACATTGTTCGGTATGGTGAGGTCCTCGCAAAcctcgccaccgccaccgccaccaacgCCCCTGTCGCCCCGGCCCTGTCTTCCGTCTCCGCCGCCTCTCTCAACAGAGAGAGGGCGAGGCTCGCCGACTTCGAGAAGATCCTCCGCCAGAGGGAGAAGCGGCTTCTCCAGGCCGAGGTTGAGGCGAAAGCCTCCCTCGATAGCCTCGCCAGAGCcatcgaggagaagaagcaccGGCTCGCGGGTCTCGAGCCCCGTGAGGCGGAACTCCTCCAGCGGgaggctgtggctgtggAGAGAGAAACCGCTCTCAATGAGCGGGAAGATGCCCTCACGGCTGGGGAGGACGCCCTcgacaaggaaaaggaggatttggaggtAAGGGAGAAGGCTGCCGCTGCTATTCTTGAGCAGCAGAAGATTGTCGAGACCCAAAAGGTCACCCTCCGGCTTTggagggaggatttggaCGACGAGAATAAGGCCctggaggcgaggaagagggagctggaggaggaagagaagaacctggaggagaagaagagggccctggaggagaaggagagacgTCCCCCGGAGGAGACGgagctggggaagaaggaagaggggttgaggatgagggaggaggcgttgaaagagaaggagaaggcactgaaagagaaggaggaggagttgaagaagaagaacaggaatTTCGTCGCCGTCAACACCAGCCTCGTCAAGAAGGACATGGAGAACGCggcaaaagagaaagagatcGAGAGAAGACTGGCCGAGATGGCGAAGAGAGAGGCTGCCCTCGACCCCCGGTCGGCATATCACAGCCTTCCCAGCGGCTGTCAGACCGCCCCCCAGTTCGTCGCCGATATGGATCAGCGGGTGGTGATCGGATACGACCTCGGCTGGCAAGCCGCTCTCCCCATCGGGGTTGAGCAAGGTCGTcgagccgccgccgcccagaCAACAACGATGCATATCCAGCATCAAGAAACCGTCCTGGCCAGAATCCGGAATATGCTCGCCTGTTTTGGCGCAGAGAGGATGGATTTGGACGTTAGAAAGGAGTTTAAGACGCTCCAGTTAGTTATCAAATCCAACATCGACGTCGAGCGTATCCACGCCGACAGCATCGAGATGACTGCGGACGAGAGACTCGATGCCAGCATCCCCAAGCCCGGCAACAAGGTCTGGGAGTTTATCAGGGTGATGAAGATCGAATGTGGCTGCCCGGTCTATTACTACTTCCCCGCCCACCCCAAGTCCGGCCCTCAGCCCACGGCTGGAATTGTGAGGCCCGCCCCTCAGGGGGAAACTCCCCAGTCTTTGGCAGTGGCGCCGGTGACTATCGTGGGCAACACCTACAACCTCCCTCCCGGCGCCCGGGTCgtcttccccacccccgctgGACCCGACCCTGCCCTCCTCGCCGGACcaatcccctccctcgaGGTCACCGCACCCGGCGGCGTGAGCCGCACCATCACGGGGACGCCAGGCCCGAACGAGAGACGCCGTGTCCGTTCTGTGACCCCCTCCCCG AGGGCCGATACCAAGAGAGCCCGGTCTGGATCCCCCCCTCCGGCCCCGGCCCCAGCCCCGAAGAGAACCCGTGGTCGTCTCCCGAAGAACAAGAACGTGATCACCGTGACGACGGTGACGGACCCTCCTCCCGCGCGCCCTGGCCGGCCTACCACTGGTGGGCTGCGACCtctggctgctgctcccgctCCGGCGGTTACGACGGCAACGACGGTGGTTGGTACAACCACAGCTCAGGAGGGATTTACCTCCTCAGCTTTtacccccgcccccgcggCTGCGGCTCCCGCTCCCCCGACTGTAGGGGTTGAGCATGACGCTGATGATACCGAGTTTGATGAAGAGCAGGGCCAGGTGGTGGTCCAGAAGaatgaggagaagaaggcaggTAAGACTGTACATGAACAGCTTGGAAGAGAAGATGCACGCGAGACTAACAATGACGAACAGGCCCCCGGAAATGTCGACGACGAGAACAAgaacgaggatgaggatggcatGGATATACACCTCGCTGCTCCGGTTGGGTGGATGGAGCGCAAGAATTGA